A stretch of DNA from Mesomycoplasma lagogenitalium:
AATTTTTCTTTCCCGTTTAAACAATAAACTTTCAAAACTAAAAAAGGGGACAATAATTAAAACGATTGATCATTTACAAATGACTTCCTTTTTAAGTGAAATGCAAGAAATTTTATATTATTTAAATAAATTGGAAATTTCAAATCATCAATTATTTACTAATTTAAATGATTTTATATCATTAGCTAATGGCGAAAATATCTATTATTGTAAAACATTTTTACTATTTAAAATAACTGAAAATTTTGGTTTTAAACAAAATTTAAGAAGTTGTGTAGAGTGTAATAGCAATCAAAATTTAAGAGATTTTCAGCTATATTCGGGTGGATTTTTGTGTAAATTTCACTCAAAAGATAATATTTTTAGATCAATTGAAGAATTAAAAACCTTTTATTATTTAAATTATTCAATGTCAGATTATATTAAATTAGCCAATTCTTATGCTAATTTAATCATTTATAGAGAAATTATTAATTTTCTTAAAGAAAATATTGCTTAAATGTGGTAATATTTTTTTTATATGATAAGAATAATTTCAGGAATTTTTAAAGGCAGAAGAATTGAAGAACCAGATCTTACAGTCGTTAGACCAACAACCGATAAAATTAGAGAAGCAATTTTTTCATCAATTCAATTTGAAATTGAAAATGCTACTGTTTTAGATCTTTTTGGAGGTTCAGGAGCAATTTCTATTGAATTTATTTCAAGACAAGCTAAAGAAGTCGATTTATCTGAAAAAAATAATAAAGTTTTTAATATTATTAAAAAAAATACAGAACAACTTAAAATAAAAAATTTAAATTTGTATAACATCGATGCTTTAAAAATGATAGAATTAAAAAAAGAAAAAAAATACGATTTTATATTTTTAGATCCTCCTTATGACAACCAACAATTGCTATTAGATTCTTTAGAAAAAATTCAAGAATTTGATATTTTAAGTGATGATGGAAAAATTATTATCGAAACTAATATTGACAATTTAGAATTTAATGCTAAATTTAAATTACTTAAATTAAAAAAATATCGCAAAACATTTATTTATTTTTTGGGAAAATAATAAAGGAGTAATATGAATAAAAATAAATTAATAATCCTAGCAGGTCCATCAGGAGTAGGAAAGGGGACTGTGGAAAATATTTTATTTGCTGATGAAAAACTAAAAAATATTTTAAAACTTTCTTGTTCAGCTACCACTAGAAAAGCGAGGCAAAATGAAACTGATGGAATTCATTACTATTTTATTTCTGAAGAAGACTTTTTAAAAAAGATTGAAAATAATGAATTTATTGAATGAAATAAACATTTTAATAATTATTACGGTACACTATATTCAGAAATTAAAAAAATCAATAAAGAAGGATATTTGCCACTTCTTGAAATTGAAACAGTTGGAGCATTGAATATAATGAAATATTACAATGATAAAAACAAAAAAAATGCTGTAATATCAATATTTTTAGCTCCTCCTTCACTTGATGAATTGAAAACCAGAATCAAAAATAGAGGAACTGAAAATCAAGATGAAATTGATATTAGAATTAGAAAAGCTGAAGAAGAAATTGCTGAAATGGATAAATTTATTCATAAGATAGTTAATGACACTCCTGAAAAAGCTGCCCAAAAAATAAAAGAAATAATTTTAAAAGAAATAGAGGAAAAAGATGAATAGTAATTTTTATTCGCTGTCAAAAATCGGAAAAAGAAAAGAAAATCAAGATGCGGTTTACGCTAAGGATTTTGAAGATGTTTCTTTTGGTATCATTTGCGATGGTATGGGAGGACACGCTGATGGAGCGATTGCATCTAGTATAGCCGTAAATACTTTCAAAGATTTAGCAGATAAACAAATTCCTCAATCCACCGAAGAAGAAGTGCACAATTGATTTTTAAATGGATTAGAATCTTCAATAAACAATATGGAATTAAGTGTAAAAAATAATAAACATTCTCTAGATATGGGTACTACTTTGGTTGCATTTTTACACTATAAAAAAGAAAATTTAACATATGTTTTAAATATTGGCGATTCAAGAGGGTATTTATATTTAAAATATTTAAATCAAATTACTGAAGATCAAAACGTTTTTAATCGTCTTGTAAATGAAGAAAATATTTCTTTTGAAGAAGCGCAGAGATGACCTGGTGCTTTTCAATTAACTTCATGTTTAGGTCCAAGAAAAAATCAAACTCCTACTATTAGTAAATTTAAACTTCCTAACATTGATGATACATTAATAATTTTAACAACAGATGGTGTTCACAATTCCATTTCAAAACCTATTATGGAAAATATTCTATTTCAAAAAGATAAAAGTTTAGAAGATAAAGCTCATGAAATTGTTGATATTGCTTTTAAAAATGGTTCCACCGATAATTTAACAATTTTAATATTTGAATTAGATTTACAAAATGTTTAACTTAGAAAATAATAAAAAATTAAATAGTAAATACAAATTATTAACTCAAATCGGAAAAGGTGGAATGTCCGTTATTTATTTAGCAATTAAAAAGGATGATAATTCTAAATGAGCTATAAAAGTAATGAAAAGTGAACAACTTGATAAAACAGGAATAACTAGATTTAAAGAAGAAATTAGAATTAGCAACAAAGTTAATTCCCCTTATGTTATAAAAATAGATGATTATTGCTTCGATCCTGGCAATAATGAATTTTGAATTGCTATGGAATTTGTGGATGGAACTATTTTGAAAAACGTCATTGAAAGAGTTGGTAGTTTAACTGAAAACGAAACTGTTAATTATGCCAAGCAAATAGTTTTAGGAATTGATGCAATTCACAAAGCTGGAATTTATCATAGAGATATTAAAGATACAAATATTATGGTATCCAATTTAAATGAAATTAAAATTATCGATTTAGGAATAGCAATTGATGAAGATTCAGAAAGAGTAACAAAAGAAAATAATGTTATCGGTTCTGTACATTATATGGCCGGGGAAATTGCTGAATATAAGAAAAAGGGTTCACCAAAAGCTGATATATATGCTATTGGGATAGTGATTTATCAAATGTTAATTGGAAACGTTCCTTTTACAGGTGATACATATATAAAAATTTTAGCTAAACATCGTGAAAGTGAAATACCTAACATTAAAAATATGAAACCTAATACATCTAATGGTTTAATAAACGTTATTAATAAATGTTTAGCAAAGGATCCAAATAATCGTTATGATAATATGGAAGAATTATATCGCGATTTATCAACTTGTTTAGATCCAAAAAGAATGGCTGAAAATGAACTTGTTTATAAAAGAAAAGTAAAAAAGGGAATAGCAGACTTTTTAGCCTCTAAAGCCGGTATGATCACTATTTGAACTATTTTTGGAATAACACTTTTATTATTAATAATAGTAATTATATTATTATATGGAATTGGAATTTAATGAAAAAAGGACAAATAATTAGAATTATCGCTGGCTTTTTTGATGTTTTAAATGATCAAAAAAAAGAAATAAGATTAAGAGGAAGTGGGAAATTAAGAAATTCAAACATTATTCCTTTAGTGGGCGATATAGTTGAATATGATGAAAGCGGATTTGTTCATAAAGTACTGGATAGAAAAAATTTTTTTACTAGACCTAAAATTGCCAACATTGATCAAGCAATAATAGTAATGTCTATTAAAGAGCCTGATTTTTCCAATTTGCTACTTGATAAATTCCTTTTAATTAGCGAATCAAAAGAAATTGAACCTATTATTTTAATAACTAAAATAGATTTAAAATTTAACTATCAAAAAATTGTTGATGATTATTTAAAAATGAATTATAAAATTTATTTTATCGATAATAACAATCCAAAGACAATTGAAAATATTAAAAAAGCTAATTTATTTGAAAATAAATTAAGTGTATTTATGGGTCAAAGTGGGGTTGGTAAAACTAGTATTATAAATAATTTATCAGATAATAATTTTCTCACTCAACAAATATCTAAATCATTAAACAGAGGGAAACATACAACAAGAGTTGTGCAAATAATTGATTGAAACAGCGGTCAATTAATTGATACTCCAGGTTTTAGTTCTTTTAGCATTGAATTAGATAAAAAACAAATTGCTACTGGTTTTAAAATTTTTAAAGAAAATGCTTTTTTATGTAAATTTAGAAGTTGTCTTCACTATCAAGAAAATGAAAAAGAATGTAAAATTAAAATGATGGTAAATGAAAATAAAATCCCGATGCAAAGATATTTAAATTACTTGTCATTTTTAAAAGAAATTTTAGGAGAAAATAATGAAAAAAATTAGTCCTTCATTGTTAAGTATAAAAAAAGAAAATCGTTTAGAAGTTGCTAATCAGCTGTTTAATATGAACATTGATTGAATCCACTATGATTATATGGATGAAAAATTTGTGCCAAATAGTGCTATTGAAATTTCTGAAATTGAAAATATTAAAAATAATAGTAAAAGACACATTATGGATATTCATATTATGGCATTTGAACCAGAAAAAGTTGTTGATCAAGTTATTGGATTAGTTGATTATGCTACCGTTCACTACGAAGCCTTTTCAAGTGAAAACGATTTACAAGAATTTATTAATAAATATAAAGGAAAAATTAAATTAGGATTATCAATTAAACCTAACACAAGTTTTGATAAAATAACAAAATTTTTAAATAATATTGATTTATTATTAATAATGTCTGTTGAACCAGGAAAGGGTGGACAATCTTTTATTGAAACTTCTTTAGATAAAATTAAAAGTGCAAGAAATTATATTGATAAAAATAAAATAAATATTTTAATTCAAGTAGATGGCGGAATAAATGACAAAACAGCTTCTGGTGCTTTTAAAGCAGGTGCTGATGTACTAGTTTCAGGTTCATATTTAACAATTGAACCTTCAAAATCTAAACTAGATTTATTATTAAAATAGGAGAAAATATGTTAGAGTTTGGAACAGCAGGAATTAGAGGGATTTTAGGAAATAAAAAAGAAAATTTAAATAAAAAACATGTTTATAGAATAATTGATGGCTATGCAAGATATTTATTAAAATATTTCCCTAATGTTAAAAAAGATGGAATTGTTATTGGTAGAGATAATAGAAATATGTCCTTTATATTTTTAAAATTAGCGGCAAAAATTTTAGCGAAAAACTATAAAATCAAAGTTTATAGTTCAAAAATTCCTTTAGCAACTCCATTTATAAGTTATGCAACTAAAAAACTAAGAGCAACAGGAGCAATTAATATTACCGCTTCTCATAATCCTAAAGAATATAATGGTATTAAATTATATAATCAAACAGGTGCTCAAATTTTACCTAATGAAGTTAAACTGATTACGCCTTTTTTTAAAAACTATCATCTAATTAAAAATAATTTATCAAATAAAAAAATTAGTTTTGATAATAAAAGAGTTATTAATATCGATTATTTAATTGATAAATATGTAAAAGATGTTTCATCAATTTTAGGCGAATATAAAAATGATAAAAAAATTGAAATCGCTTTTTCCCCGCTACACGGAACTGGCTCAATAATTATGCCTAAAATTGAAAAAATGACTGACATTAAAGTTCATTATGTAAAAGAAGAAATGAAAAATAGTAAATTTTTCCATTATGCATTTAATCCAAATCCCGAAGTTAAAAGTGCTTATGATAATTTAATTAAATTAATGGAAAATAAAAATTTAAAATATGGATTAGTAAGCGATCCTGATGCAGATCGAGTTGGTCTTGTAGAAAAACTTGACAATAATGAATTTTATTATTTTACAGGAAACGAATTAGCAACAATAATTTTTA
This window harbors:
- a CDS encoding ribulose-phosphate 3-epimerase, yielding MKKISPSLLSIKKENRLEVANQLFNMNIDWIHYDYMDEKFVPNSAIEISEIENIKNNSKRHIMDIHIMAFEPEKVVDQVIGLVDYATVHYEAFSSENDLQEFINKYKGKIKLGLSIKPNTSFDKITKFLNNIDLLLIMSVEPGKGGQSFIETSLDKIKSARNYIDKNKINILIQVDGGINDKTASGAFKAGADVLVSGSYLTIEPSKSKLDLLLK
- the gmk gene encoding guanylate kinase, with product MNKNKLIILAGPSGVGKGTVENILFADEKLKNILKLSCSATTRKARQNETDGIHYYFISEEDFLKKIENNEFIEWNKHFNNYYGTLYSEIKKINKEGYLPLLEIETVGALNIMKYYNDKNKKNAVISIFLAPPSLDELKTRIKNRGTENQDEIDIRIRKAEEEIAEMDKFIHKIVNDTPEKAAQKIKEIILKEIEEKDE
- the rsgA gene encoding ribosome small subunit-dependent GTPase A, whose protein sequence is MKKGQIIRIIAGFFDVLNDQKKEIRLRGSGKLRNSNIIPLVGDIVEYDESGFVHKVLDRKNFFTRPKIANIDQAIIVMSIKEPDFSNLLLDKFLLISESKEIEPIILITKIDLKFNYQKIVDDYLKMNYKIYFIDNNNPKTIENIKKANLFENKLSVFMGQSGVGKTSIINNLSDNNFLTQQISKSLNRGKHTTRVVQIIDWNSGQLIDTPGFSSFSIELDKKQIATGFKIFKENAFLCKFRSCLHYQENEKECKIKMMVNENKIPMQRYLNYLSFLKEILGENNEKN
- a CDS encoding PP2C family protein-serine/threonine phosphatase, producing the protein MNSNFYSLSKIGKRKENQDAVYAKDFEDVSFGIICDGMGGHADGAIASSIAVNTFKDLADKQIPQSTEEEVHNWFLNGLESSINNMELSVKNNKHSLDMGTTLVAFLHYKKENLTYVLNIGDSRGYLYLKYLNQITEDQNVFNRLVNEENISFEEAQRWPGAFQLTSCLGPRKNQTPTISKFKLPNIDDTLIILTTDGVHNSISKPIMENILFQKDKSLEDKAHEIVDIAFKNGSTDNLTILIFELDLQNV
- the rsmD gene encoding 16S rRNA (guanine(966)-N(2))-methyltransferase RsmD, with translation MIRIISGIFKGRRIEEPDLTVVRPTTDKIREAIFSSIQFEIENATVLDLFGGSGAISIEFISRQAKEVDLSEKNNKVFNIIKKNTEQLKIKNLNLYNIDALKMIELKKEKKYDFIFLDPPYDNQQLLLDSLEKIQEFDILSDDGKIIIETNIDNLEFNAKFKLLKLKKYRKTFIYFLGK
- a CDS encoding phospho-sugar mutase; its protein translation is MLEFGTAGIRGILGNKKENLNKKHVYRIIDGYARYLLKYFPNVKKDGIVIGRDNRNMSFIFLKLAAKILAKNYKIKVYSSKIPLATPFISYATKKLRATGAINITASHNPKEYNGIKLYNQTGAQILPNEVKLITPFFKNYHLIKNNLSNKKISFDNKRVINIDYLIDKYVKDVSSILGEYKNDKKIEIAFSPLHGTGSIIMPKIEKMTDIKVHYVKEEMKNSKFFHYAFNPNPEVKSAYDNLIKLMENKNLKYGLVSDPDADRVGLVEKLDNNEFYYFTGNELATIIFNQLVEKQYFKNTSALIYSFVSTNLPAIIAQKNNLNTEIIPTGFKWVGPKIDQYLPKTNNFQAFAFEESYGSLIDYNISYDKDAFQSIIAVIKMLQENSKLSFYQKLQDIYRKYGYVKSKVISINFNTFDKVKLNEYLNNFKSLKFELEIDTIIDYRKGYKDINPENMIQIFFKNKSWVSLRPSGTEPKIKLYIFSINNDEKQAEKILRYLEQTSYDLFK
- a CDS encoding serine/threonine-protein kinase, whose product is MFNLENNKKLNSKYKLLTQIGKGGMSVIYLAIKKDDNSKWAIKVMKSEQLDKTGITRFKEEIRISNKVNSPYVIKIDDYCFDPGNNEFWIAMEFVDGTILKNVIERVGSLTENETVNYAKQIVLGIDAIHKAGIYHRDIKDTNIMVSNLNEIKIIDLGIAIDEDSERVTKENNVIGSVHYMAGEIAEYKKKGSPKADIYAIGIVIYQMLIGNVPFTGDTYIKILAKHRESEIPNIKNMKPNTSNGLINVINKCLAKDPNNRYDNMEELYRDLSTCLDPKRMAENELVYKRKVKKGIADFLASKAGMITIWTIFGITLLLLIIVIILLYGIGI
- the recO gene encoding DNA repair protein RecO, which gives rise to MSSKIIKGIVIANNDFNDHDAIVKIITNKKIISFVALGVRKPNSKNRPSLLVWTLGEYEIFLSRLNNKLSKLKKGTIIKTIDHLQMTSFLSEMQEILYYLNKLEISNHQLFTNLNDFISLANGENIYYCKTFLLFKITENFGFKQNLRSCVECNSNQNLRDFQLYSGGFLCKFHSKDNIFRSIEELKTFYYLNYSMSDYIKLANSYANLIIYREIINFLKENIA